ATACCTCCCCACCTGCTCGAGGAGTTCTACGATGCGCAGACCGGTTTCAAGCGGGTTAAAGATGAAGGTGCGCTGATCTATTGAGCCGGGAGTGGTGGAATGTCCGGCAGAGGCCGGTAGTTCTGGAGCCGGTCAAGGTGGTGAAAAGGCTGTGGCAACGGATATCCGGGTGATCGGAAGTTTCGTTCAGGCCATGATGATCTGCCCGCGGCAGGTCTGGCTTATGTCGCGGCAGATCTGCCCCGATGAGGACAACGTGTTCCTGGAACTGGGGCGCCTGATAGGATCTCACGCCTATGGACGCGAGCGCAAGGAGGTACACCTGGGGCACCTGTGCCTGGACCTCGTGCGCCGCGGTGGGCGTGAATTTGTGGTGGGTGAGGTCAAGAAGTCCTCCCGGGCCCGGGAAGCGGCCCGGATGCAACTGGCCTTTTATCTTTACGAACTGCGGGAAATGGGAATTGAGGCCGAGGGGGAACTGCTGTTTCCCGAAGAGCGCCGGCGGGAGCGGGTGGTGCTGGACGCGGGGTTGATACAACAGGTGGAGGAATTGAAAAGGCGCATTATTGCCGTTATTTACCGGGATAAACCCCCGCCGCCACAGAAAATACCATTTTGCTCCAAATGTGCTTACGCCGA
The sequence above is a segment of the Desulfofundulus luciae genome. Coding sequences within it:
- the cas4 gene encoding CRISPR-associated protein Cas4; this encodes MATDIRVIGSFVQAMMICPRQVWLMSRQICPDEDNVFLELGRLIGSHAYGRERKEVHLGHLCLDLVRRGGREFVVGEVKKSSRAREAARMQLAFYLYELREMGIEAEGELLFPEERRRERVVLDAGLIQQVEELKRRIIAVIYRDKPPPPQKIPFCSKCAYAELCWA